The following is a genomic window from Aphelocoma coerulescens isolate FSJ_1873_10779 chromosome 5, UR_Acoe_1.0, whole genome shotgun sequence.
TATGTTGGACATGGAAGCTTTCATGGGAGGAAACATGAATGTCTAAAAAAGTCAGTATTAGATCTAATGAAAAACacgcttttctttttcttggataGTGCATTATGTTTTCTGATCTGCGGTTCTCCTTGCAGagaaagaggggaagaaaatcCAGGGAAGTAAAGTGGACTCCTTAAGAAAAACTTGTTCTACTTCTGAATTaccaaacagaaataaacaggATGGCTCAcctgaaagaagcaaagaaatgtGGGTGTCATTTCCACCAGAGATGCCAAATGAGAATGAGGTAATGAGTTAACATTTGTCCTTGTGGACAAGTACCACATTCAAACAGATGAAATATGGAGAGATGCACTGTCCAAATGTTAGAGGCTAGTGGTATTTATCCAATTTGaggcaaatatttaaaatactatCTAAGTGTTAAACGCTTAGAGGGGCACCTGCAGGGATCATGTTTGGCAGTGGCATTTGCCCTGCTGAAGAGCTGCCATAATCTGACTATCAAATAAGGCCCCCTGCAATGGGCTATGTAATGCTTTCACTGGAGAATGCAGTTAGTGGTAGAGGttggcaaaaaggaaaaaaaaatcctgagagTATGAATGCCACCATGGACAGATTTATTTTGTTGCTTGTAGATTTTAGTAAGTACAGAGTTCTGTGTTACTGAAGTTATGTTACTGCCTGAAGTAAACAGTGGGCAGGCCAGGGGCATTTTTGATCTTCTGAAACATAGGGGATTAGGGATTTAATGTGTAGGGACAAGAGAACAACAGACATCATCTGGAGGGAGTGAGATGGAAGTCTGAGTCAATTTGTTAAGAActtctgccttcctgcctgaATAACAAATAATTGAGCTGTGATCTAACCTGTACTCAAAATTTCCCTTCATtaaacttttattaaaaaataagtaaCAGGTCCTTTTGTGAAATACACAGAGCAACACACTGAAGTGCTTTCAAATGATGGGTCTGCCAGGCCTCCGAGCACAAGCTGCCACCCTCCTCCTTACTAGGACATGTCTTTGAGGTAGCATCAAGCAAGGCTTTTTAAACAATTTCATTCTGTCAGTTGATTGTGTAATAATAATGAGaatatttttgccatttttttcataaaaggtATTGTTTTCTCATTGGTATAATTTGTCTTTGTGTCTCTTACTTTATCCACATTGAATTGTCTTTCTGCCACATAAGGCAATGTACAACTTCCATTATCCTTGTAATGGAACTTCCACAATCCTTTATGTATGTCTTTgtttctaaagaagaaaaagcttcaGACATGGCTGCACATTTTTGTCACATTAGCGGTTTAAGAAACAAATACAATAATAATAGAATGCATCAGAAAAATTGCAGTgtagcagcaggaggaggccatAATGCAGTAAATAGACCACTGTAACCTTTAAGCCTGCCCTgagggaggaaaatggggaaaagatggcTGTTGAAAACAGTGCTACTTTTCTAAGTGCTGCTTTTTAGGCATGCTGTGATTACTTGCACTATTGTTCCAAATGATTCAGTCTAGTCCCATGTAGGTTTTCAGAGAACCTGTACCTGTTCTATTTTCAGGAGCATTCCATTcacttcttaaatatttttccataaaaTATCTATAAAGCTGTTTGAACACAATCCTGAGTAATGTGTTCAGTGGGACTCTACTTGAGCAGGGAGAGTGGACAAGGTGACCTGCTGTGGTGCCTTCCAACCTTACCCctccttctgtgattctgtgaactgtATGTATAAATCAGTAGGAGCTTTAATTGTGATTTTGATTCTGTTTCATGCATGTAAGTACTTCTGCCCATCTATCTACAGACAGTGATGAGTGAGAGCTCGACAGCTGGTGTCTCTGATAGAAATAATCTCAGTCTGTCTGAAAGAGTGAAGGTGAggttttctttgattttcttcAAAGTGGGGGTTATGAGCAGAACATGACTGATTTTTGCTGTATTAATTTACAAATTACTTGCAATTTGTtgatgtatttcttttccatctgtGGGAAAGAAGAATGAGAGCAATCCAAAATTTTTTCTAATGTTAGTGAGTATGTACTTTTAAAGTGTAAAGATTATGTAAGTCTTGATGAGAATGTTTTCAAACCAGGTTGGAAAAAATTATCTAAGAGCATCTTTAATTACTTCATGGAGAAGCCAGGGCATGTAGTAAATCCTCCATGGTAACACTATTTGCAGataggctgggaaaaaaaacgcTTTTGCTCTGACCCTGTGCATCTATTCAGTGATACCTGAAATGAGAAATGTCTTGTCTTTTGTACGTTTTAAATAGTTTAGATTGTTCAAGGGACTTTAGCCTGAGAAAACAGTAGAGCAAAGCCCCAGGTGAAATACTAGATGTAATAAttcttagggtttttttgcttcctaATCAATTCACCATTAGTGTCAAAACAGAAGGATCAAGCTCTAGTTTGCCTACAGCATGTACTGTCTTTGTGCCATATGAAATGAGCCTGCAAAATTGCAAAGTAACTTACCATGTATCATTtttctatgaaaatattttacttcttcatCTTCCCACTAAGTTCCTGAAAAAGTTACTGTACAGCTTGAGCTTCCTTCCCATCACTTGAGTTGATGTGCAGCAATTTTGGCAGTAAATCTTTGCCTATACCTAAAAGTATTTCCTTTGGGTTACACATTTCAAAGAAAACTCATATGCTTTCTTGGAAAAATGCGGGGAAGAATGGAGAAGATGAAGCAGACAATTTACTGCATTTTTGCTTTGCTCTAGATTGTACTATAAGGAATGGAACTGATCTATTTTAACCTATTTTCCAATTTGGGTTTTTATGGCAGGTGGACAAGTACTTAAACTTGGAAGATGTAGACACAGATGAAGAGACATGCAGTGGTAGGTTCTCCCCTTCATATTCACCAtcattttctgtctttgaaTGCAAGTGTGTGAACACTGATTGAATAACTGTTTCTCCCCTAACGGAGATGATCTTCCTCAGTTCTTCTATTGCTAGAAAATTCCCCACATTGCCCCAGTTCCCCAAACTGAAGTACTAACTTCCCCACTCTAAGAGGTAATGAGATAATAAATTAAGAGGAATATTTATTGTACTTTGTGCtggtgaagtttttttttttcaagcttttctAGAAGTGCAGAGCGCTTCTTGTTAGCAACATCTCTACATTTTTCCGCATTTCTAGTTTGTATCAAAATTACTTTGATTGCAAACGTTTTTTTGCAAGGTATTGTGGGTGCTAAGAGACAGTTCTGTAAAGtggaaatatttaatgaaaatgcTGTCCCTACCTATTAAAACAATTTGATCCTGGGCTTAAAATAGATGAGATGAATTTTGAATTCACAGTGAACTTCTTTAAGAATTCTAATTATGAGCATTTTGAGTTGTGTTGAACTGTTCTGTACATCTATAGTAATTTTAACTCTCCCGCCTCCAAAAAGTAAGTGGAATACTAATGTCTGTAGTTATAGGTCCTTGTGTGATCTTTATTACAACCAGAACTGACAACCTTTTAgcatttaaattcattttcctCATCTATACCTGTGACTGTCCAAGGAAACCAAGCCACACAGATTAAGGGATTTGCCTGAGGTCACAGACAGAAGCTGCAGGGCTTTGATGCTTGGTTTCTTAGTTATTGCCACTTGATTGGTCTCTGCACTCTTAACAGTGTAGTTTTGATtagtctttcctttctgtgtgtcCCAAGCTCCTATGAAGTCTGAGGGCTTAGAGACTTGCAGTATCTcacaagaaaataataaaccagCATAAGTCAGGTTTATGGCAAATATTCTTCAGCCTTTCAGAAAGGAGGTAGTAAAACAGCAATCCCAGATCAGGTACAGATGTCAAAGATTTCTTTTGAGTGCAGTGTTCATATATGcccatttttccctttgtaGGGCATTGTTCTATGTTTATGTCTTAAATTCTGGTAATATCTGTTAAAAAACCCCTGGAGCTCACTGGTGGAAGCACAAACCCACATTTCACTTGTCTcataatgaaatgaaaaatgcctATATCTAGTTCATTAAAGTATTGTTAAATATCTCTAGTTCCAAACAGGCCACAAATTGGTTGATGAGAATTAAGCCCAATGTTCTAAAACAGAGCTTTGCTTGACATTTTACCTTTAGATTTTTAGGAAAAAGAGCTCTGCTTAAGCTTGGGGATAACTCACTGTGTTCAGTACTGTGACAGACCTTGCCTCTCTCCAGCTTTTGGGTCATTTCTGTGTATTTGTATGTGTCCAAGAGTAAATGTTAATCACATACATGTGGAAAGCCCTGGTAAAACATGCTTCATTTGAGGCAGTCTGCCTCAGTGCAGAATGAGGCTGCATCAACAATGCTCACTACAACATTAAGCTTTTAGATTGTATTTTATAACATTGAAACACTGCCTAGCCAGAAACTAATTGCTCCTTCTAAATGCTGCAAGGAAAGCGAACAGCATCCAAATTTATACCTGGGAAACCCACAGCCTGGGTCTTGCTCAGGGCTTCTATGGTGAAGGTAGTCAGGCTGAAAAATTTCCCCTTGACTCCTAGGTGCAGAAAATAGCACTTACAGTTTGGTAGTTATCTTAGACATCAAAATCCACTTGATAGCTTCATACTAAGAGAGTTAAATCTGCAGAAACCATGGCaacaaaatgcaatttaaaatataaaattatgtcACCTATTGTTTGTAATGATAAAGTAATCTAGAATAGTATCACTAGTGAATATCTTAATAAAGGATTAATTCTGAAGAATTCCATTTAGTTTATAAATGAGGCAAATTGTGACACAAATTAGAAAGACATTGTTGTTGACCTTTTTAAATGCTGCCACCTTATGTCAGAACAAATGATTGATTTAAGACTTTGTATTGTCAAAACAAGCTAAAAAATATCATAGCTTATTCTACCCAGTAAAAAATATCATACCTTGCTAGTATAATTGCAGCAAACCTTTATCTCTCCTTGTTATTGGCAGCAGTTCAGTATCTCTGTGCTTCACTTGGCTTTAAAGGGCAGATCAGTTAGCTGAGTTAGCAACTGTACATTAATACAATAAATATTCACACTTAAGGGCAACTAGCTCAAAGCTGACAGTATGAAAAGTGTGATAGAAAATAGGTGTTAAAACATCCCATCTAACCAGTGCTGTCTGGCAGATGTCCTGGAAGAGTCATTCTagtgaagggtttttttgttgtttttttttttttttttccaatgtatCTTGCAAAGTTCAATGTCTTTTAAGATGTGAATGAATGTGACTGCTTCTTACGAGTAAGAAAAGCAGCCCACAGATTTGGCCAGTATGCAAATTCATTGTAGCTGTTTTTGTTtgacagcactgggctgaaagCTTGAAACAAGGGCAGTGCTTTGCATTGTGGGACTTTGGCACAGAGAACCACGATTGGCAAAGTGAAATTGCTGCCCTAAACCATGGCTTTAATGCATCGTGCAGACAGCATGGGTATGGTGTCCTGCCTAATCGCTCTTTCTCCCTGAATTTAATCTCTAACTGTAAGTAGCTTAAGGCAACAATGGAGGTGATCAGGCTTCCtccagggatggatggaggcgGCCGAGTGCCTGTGTTTTGGCAACAGAATTCCTTTCCAGGACTGGTTACAAATTTCTTGCTGCAGGGCTTGAGGGATAGCTAGGTGATAATAGGTAATATTTGAATAAAGtacaatatatataaaaaaaagtcTGGAGATCTCGAGTGTGCTATTGtttaaatagaagagaaaattaaaacaggACTAATTAAATGTATGGGTAAGGCTGCATAGCCAAGGATATAATTGTCTCATCCTAATCCAGCTTGGAGTACTGAAATACTGCAAACTTGTCTTTTCAAGGTCCCAGTTGTCTGTAACCCTGCAGAGGCTGAGGAGAAGCCAATTGACTCAATTACTTTGAAGCTGAGGCCAAGCATAACTattgataatttaaaaaattctttaggCATATTATATCAACAtctgttatttttcataatCTGTGCCTTTCCATTTATATTTTGAGCCTATGTTTATATCCAGAAAAATCAGGTTGAGGAAGAGGATTCAGAGTTAAATGAAGTGGATTTTTTAAAGTAtggggctcccccccagctggTGAatccttttcttgtttttcttctgcagtcTCTGCAATCCATTTAACACTGCCTTGAGATGATTTCACACTAGGCAGCTCTTTGGGACTAACAGCCTGAAGCATGAGAATTAGAGGAGACTGCAAAATTTAGCTTTTAAGCTTTTTTTGTTATCACTCTCTTCTCAACTCCCCATCAACAGCATTTTTGTGAAATGTGGTGTCTGAAAGTGGTAAAACCTGTGTCAGTGTATATATATAGCTGTCAGTGTATATATAGCTGGGCATCATTTGGCTACAGTAAAGTTATAGACAAAACTTTGAACTTCTTCACTCTTGAAAGTTAAAAGCAGACTTGTGCCagtagattatttttttctatactCATAATTGATGTCTATGGTACACAATAAGCAAAAAACTCAACTCAGCAGCATTGACAGATATAGTAATCACTTTCTGGGATGTGGTAGGGAGGGACTAAAGAGAATTGTTCATTTTCCAAATATGCTGTCATTAAAGTATGCTGGACTTGAGTGAAGTTGTTAGCCATATCATTCAGGGAGTTGATTCTTCATGGTATGAGAGGTGCATTTCAAAATGTCTTCTCAGTTTTTTGGTATCACTGCCTGTTCAGTTATCTCTATATATGGTGCTGTTGGCAGTATCCAAGGCTTTCCTGTTGCTAATTAATCACCTCCACAGAGAACATAATTAGCAGCTTAATTAGGATCATCATCCAGTAGTGCTGTAGCAGCAGCCTAAACAGGCTGTGAGGTACTGGCTAGAACTTACAATAGCCTGGAGTTCCTTTGGGTGCTCCCACTGAGAAGGAGGACTGTCAAAACTCTctaatttttctctctgaaggGGTTTCTTTATTAAACATTATCAGGGAAAGCAGCATTTACCAATTAGACTTTCATATGCTGTCACACAGCCAGGATAGAGAGAGACAAAGCTCATTTCTGGCATGTCTACTGGCAAACAAAGGTTGATTACATTCTTACGGGGTGATTGAAGGGAATTTGAAACATTGTTTGCATTACTAACAAGCCTTAAAAAGTGGAATTGACATTCTGAGTATGACAAGCACTtgctaaaagcaaaaataattttccttctgttgtCCTAATTCTTAAGAGTTATCTTTCTGAGCCGTTGCCAGGCTGTTGCATAACAGTGCTTCCTCCTCATCTCTCTGCAGATTGGTCTGTTGAGGGGGAGAAGCTCTTAGTGCAGAAGTGATCAGTGTTTATATCAGTAGGTAATAAAAACCTCTTGATGTCCAGGCTTCCCTTACTTTAGTAAGGGTATAGGTTTAGGTTGCAAGTTTGAAATAGTGGAAGATGCCATTGTCTTTAAATGAGCATTTACATCTTCTTTCTGTCCTACAAATACTTTTGACCCAAATTATGaaaaaagcagctgcagagcacGTGAAGACATAGCCTAGATACCCGTGAACTGTGCTGTCCTTTTCAGAAAGCTTTCCATATAACTGGTGCAGAATCAGAACAGATGCTATGCTAAGAACAAGGACTGAAAGCACTTAGATGGCTGGAGATAGACATAAGCAATCAAGAGACTAGGGATGAAAACAAACCCACTTATATGTGAATCATGAACCAAGAGACAAAAATCTAGAAATGAAATACCCAAGGGAATTGATTCaactctttttaaaataacattctACTTTGCAATTTGAGGCCCTGTTGGCTTTTAAATGTTACACTATTcccagaagaaaattaaatgaagaATTTGATCATGTATTTTTTACAAAGACCTAGCTAGgaaatctttattttcaaatgcagaTTCACAGGAGAATGAGAGGTCCATAACTCCATTACCATGGTAGAATTGTGCAGGTAGAGATAAATAGCCAGTTCATCCTTTTCACCCTGGATCTATGTACTCTCTTGTTGGTTCCATTAACTGACATTTAAGCAATGCTTTGAAAATTTATTCTGAGACAAGAGAAATGTAAATGCAGTATAAAACTGTAAAGAAACTTGTGTATCAGCTGAAAAAAATAGTAGGTAGATTTACATAATCCTTTGACTGAATTGCAAGACATATGGTCCCCTTAAATTCTTTCATAAAAACATTACTGAGACACGATGGACACATCTGTGCTGTGGCAGAGCTGAGATTGATTCATGTTAAAAGATATTTCTAAACCTAAGGCATATCCTTCTGATCTGTCACAGAATGCAAACCCACTGGTCCCAGTATGAAGGTTTTGCTGAAGTTTGTAAAGGAAAAGTGATTCAGAAAAGCTGTGCATTTGTGAACTGTGGAACACATCTTGCCCGTTTGGAAAGGTTACACGTCACTCCATCCCAGATATGGGGAGGTCCTCTCAAGTACCTCTTTTTGGAAAGCTCAGGGAGAAACAGACATCTGTGAAATACCCTTAGACGAGAGAGTCATCTGGCACTGTAGTGGGGCATATTAGTACTTCTACCAGGTATTTTTACTTAATGTCTTATGAGAGTCATACGAAGATGTTTTGCGATGATTCTTTATGCCCATTGTACCGATGGTGAAGTTCTAACAAAAGAGAAATGAATGAGCCTGCTCAGATCATCAGTGTCAGGTGAGGTATCTTGTAACTTCTACTGCAGGCATCTGTGCTGAGGACCTTCCATCTTTGTTCCGAAAGAAAGGAGTGTAGTCCCAGGTGTTCTCTGAGTTTAAGAGCATGTGCATCCAGGTTTTAATTCAGCACCCTTAAGAAAGAAGGCTGTCTATTTTCAGCCAAGTTTGAATTTTCCTTACTACAGTATTACTATCTATATTTTAGCTCAGGACTCTATGGATCTGTTTTAATGGTAGTTTATGCAACAATAAGTACATCACACTGACTAAAAAGCTACTGCCCATGTCTGAGCACTACAGGATTTTAACAGGATTTTTCTAATTTTGCATCGAGTGGAAGGTTAACGTTGACTATTTTTATTCAGCAGGGTCATTAGTTCTCCCAGGAGAGGTGGAAGAGGCAATGACTTACTGTACACCCTTCTTTGATAAGCCTGTTCAGCCAAAGCTCAGAGCGTGGTCAGTTCCCCAGCCATCAGACAGCAAAGCCCAAGAGGTATGAGGTCAGATGTAGTCATTCAAACTTTGGGGCTTTGGGCTATTTGTTTCTTCCCTGTTGGCTTCTAATGTTATTTTCACAAGAACAGAGGGATATAGATGGAAGATGTGGAACTGCTGTGAGTTAACAAGTCATATTACTAATTTTTAAACGAATCATGAATTCTTAAATTATGTTAAGAATTGAAATAAACACTATTTTATCTCGCACACTGCTACTATATAATCCTACATTTTCAAAATGTGTACTTCAATACTTCAAGTGGTATGTGGgatttttaatatttgatttGTCTAACTCACAGAATACTCAAGTAAGCTCTTGCACTTTTGAGCCTTTTAGCAATCCTTACATAGAATGATGGACCATTTCATTTTCCAGTGATCTCATGATCTTATGGCATACTCATTGGCTTAATATAGGAGCCATTTTCTGCAGCAGGGAGGTAGTGAATGATCCCTTCAACATGACACACATGGTTTTAGAATATATTGTGGTCAGAATTAAGATCTGGTCCCTCAGAAATGAGTAGTAGCAAGATGCTGCTGAGAAACTGCATTGTCAGGGTCTGGTGTGGAGAGGTTGCTTTATGGACTCTGAGCCTTTTAATCAGACACAGTCAGTACAAGCTTTAATTTAGAATTGCCGTCTTCCTTCACAAATCCAGTTCTTTTCAAACTGCAACAGAAGGTGTGGATTGCTCACAGGCTTATTTTAAGTCATTAAGCTTCCTATCCAAATAGTCAGCGTGAGCATTAACTTTTGGGGGTGTTTCTATTGCAGAGAATTCTTCACTGCTCTTTTCCCCTGCCTGATCATTGCAATAGAGGCTGAAGTTAGCTTGCAGCTAAAGTGGGCCAGTTTTGATAGTTTCATGTGCTtattgatgtttctgtgagGCTTAAATCAAGTTTATAAATGACGCGTGACCAATGAAGGTTTGGTGTTATAGCACTGCATATGGTGCCTCCTTTCCTGGCTCAGTTGTGTTTAGTTCCTTGCAATAAACTCTTTACTATAAGGAACAAGTCTGCTTTGGGAAAAAGTAGAAGTTCTAAAATGACCTTTCAAGCTTTAATACCCAACATTCtgtgaataaaaatattcactCTTTTCCCTGAGGATTGACATAATTCAAGGTTTTTGCCTTTATGTTCCATTGGACACAAAATAACATCAGAAAAACTAGAATGAGGTTTTATAGCTTTCTCATTTCATAACTTCTGTATAAAACCAAAGAAGAAGGAGGTTTGTAGCAGCCTGCAGTGTTCATAAAGGACTGCATATGATTCTTTAAACTATAGTTCATGAAAAATAGATAAAGATCCGACTGCATGCAAAATTCATTTCCATTTGAGAGAAAGTTGGGTTATGAAAGAAACTGAGTATTATTACATTGGCTATGAGTTGCTGCATTTttcaagaagaaagaaaattttcacAACCATTTGGTTGGTGCCAGGCTACTTAAAATGAAGACAGTCTTTCCCCTAAattataaacatatttttgcCTTCATTTAGGTAATATAACTGTGGCCTGATTTTTAGAACTGTCAAGATTGAACAGGTCCATTTTAAAATCCCTCAGTGCTTCAAATTGTCATTGCCTTGAAAATTAAGTCTTGCATTGCTTATGGCAGGACTacttcagaaagagaaaaagattttCCCTGGAGACATCTCTGCTTTAAAATGAGACTGTTCTCTGTCCATCAAAACAAATCTGTTAGGGAAGGGCAACAGAATGTGGCTGCCTAATTGGTTTTCTAAGAGAATGGAAGACCATTCTCTATGAAAAATAGCAGGATGAGAAATGTCTATGCTATGGAAACACTTGTGAGGCACTTCAGGGTAAATTGTATATCTCTCAACATATTGCtagggaaaatttaaaaaaagaagctcTGCTAAGACCCAATATATAACCTGAATAATTGTTAGAGAACAACTTGTCTccctgaaaatgtttttctgtcaAAAGGTGTTAGAAAGTGGCTTAGTGAATgacacagaaaattatttgtgtTGTCCACCACTGTTGCTTCATCTTTCTTTCCTCACTTTAGACACAAAATATCCTGATTCCAGGATATCAACATTGACAGTGGAGCATATATGACCTCCCACAGGCCACTGCAAATTGAACCAGCATTCATTCTGTGTTTGAAGTACACTATCACAAAACATTTCCCTCCCCTACccagaaatttattttctcctttaattctaattaataaattctttcATAAAAGATATCATAGTATTTTTATGTCTTAATGCCTGCTTCCTCATGTCTTTATTCGTTATTGCCCTCTCTGCATACATGAGTGCAGTTGATGCATATTTTCCATTCACTTGCTATAAACATGCATGCAAAGTGGGATTCATCTCACCTAACTTCAGCTTTAAATGTAGTTTTAGTCCTCCAGTCACCAAGAGGCAGAGATAAGCAGCTTCAGAAAGTGATTAATCCCACTTCCTGTAGGAATTTGTTGTAAGGTGTAATGTATCTTCATCCACAAGCTCTGGCTGGGCTATTTTTGGCGAATTGACTACCTTAGTCTAGAAACCTAATTTTTGTATGGCTAGGATTAGGAAAGAAGAATTCTGCCCTTCTattctcctttatttttctgtagtttGAACATTCAAAAAAGTATTCAGCATGTCTGTCATTTTATCTTAATCTGTGACACGGCAGCTTGTATCCTGTGAAATACAACTTCCTTTGAGTTCCTTTAATTTAAGGTTCTACTGATAGGCCTCAGCTGAGGTTTGTTTCTGCCACATGCTATGCATAAATGCAACAAGAACACGGAAGAACTTAAAAGACAGCATTGACTAAGTGAGAGAAGATGGAAGAGTTATATCTTCTCAGAGGCCAGTAAAGACACAGAGATTGAAGGACTTGTCCAGAATGATGAAGCAGAAGTAGAAAATTGGTCAAGATTTATTGACTTCCAGTCCAGTCCCCCAAGCTCAAGACAAACTTTCTTTTCTCCTAAGTGCCCCAGTATATATTAAGCTTATATGAGACCATCATAGCATAAAGCCTTCCccccactt
Proteins encoded in this region:
- the IFTAP gene encoding intraflagellar transport-associated protein isoform X3 produces the protein MGTRPRGLLGPVVPAGLPGSARHGRRLARPGRGESGPAGSESRRRYSCSTLKVWMIMGEQLLKNSILDQFINSHEQSYEEFLNTFTYLLEEKEGKKIQGSKVDSLRKTCSTSELPNRNKQDGSPERSKEMWVSFPPEMPNENETVMSESSTAGVSDRNNLSLSERVKVDKYLNLEDVDTDEETCSAGSLVLPGEVEEAMTYCTPFFDKPVQPKLRAWSVPQPSDSKAQEAFPSLKLCSGKNVTYWAMMFNHSHLMKNLIMTTWH
- the IFTAP gene encoding intraflagellar transport-associated protein isoform X5, with amino-acid sequence MIMGEQLLKNSILDQFINSHEQSYEEFLNTFTYLLEEKEGKKIQGSKVDSLRKTCSTSELPNRNKQDGSPERSKEMWVSFPPEMPNENETVMSESSTAGVSDRNNLSLSERVKVDKYLNLEDVDTDEETCSAGSLVLPGEVEEAMTYCTPFFDKPVQPKLRAWSVPQPSDSKAQELLGNDVQPFSLDEEFDYDNVALTPKFSEAELKAIVEFSEEKKTSTMSNQHELKTE